A stretch of the Solanum dulcamara chromosome 6, daSolDulc1.2, whole genome shotgun sequence genome encodes the following:
- the LOC129891825 gene encoding protein RALF-like 22 gives MAIRPIFVFMLLATLAFAMMAESSLSSSHFNDPVVSTLGHSTSGGFDELTTGRIGDTLFEDEEMMMPTESARRALNSRDHISYRAMAKNGIPCNRRGASYYQCTRMQKIRPYRRGCSKITRCKRR, from the coding sequence ATGGCCATTCGACCAATCTTTGTTTTCATGCTCCTTGCCACCCTGGCATTCGCCATGATGGCAGAGTCCTCATTGTCCTCCTCCCACTTCAACGATCCTGTAGTCAGTACACTCGGCCACAGTACTAGCGGCGGATTTGATGAACTGACTACAGGCCGTATCGGGGACACATTGTTCGAGGATGAAGAGATGATGATGCCGACAGAGTCAGCCCGTAGGGCCCTCAATAGCCGGGACCACATTAGTTATCGGGCGATGGCAAAGAACGGCATCCCCTGCAATCGTCGCGGCGCATCTTACTACCAGTGCACGCGCATGCAGAAGATTCGGCCTTATAGACGAGGCTGCAGTAAAATCACCAGATGCAAACGTCGTTAA